A region of Chiloscyllium punctatum isolate Juve2018m chromosome 44, sChiPun1.3, whole genome shotgun sequence DNA encodes the following proteins:
- the nudt5 gene encoding ADP-sugar pyrophosphatase has protein sequence MEPNNTANQSIVKEEVLAKGKWAQLLQTTYIDPTGKTRVWETVKRTTRKPSSKSDGVAVLAVLKKTLHYDCLIMVKQFRPPMGCYCLELPAGLIDDGETAEVAALRELLEETGYIGEISETTPDLCLDPGLTNCTMQYVSVNINGDDSENLHPKQRLDDGEFVEVILIPMNELRKKLDEMLQKENIVVDARVYAFAMGLMYASSKPNMLPVLKA, from the exons ATGGAACCAAATAATACAGCTAACCAATCAATCGTCAAAGAAGAG GTACTGGCAAAAGGCAAATGGGCTCAACTTTTACAGACAACCTACATAGATCCTACTGGCAAAACCAG ggTTTGGGAAACAGTGAAACGAACAACCAGGAAACCAAGCAGTAAATCTGATG GAGTGGCTGTACTAGCCGTGCTGAAAAAGACTCTGCATTATGACTGTTTGATTATGGTGAAACAGTTCAGGCCACCAATGGGATGCTACTGTCTGGAATTGCCAGCAG GTCTCATAGATGATGGTGAAACTGCAGAGGTTGCTGCTTTACGGGAGCTTTTGGAAGAAACCGGATACATAGGAGAGATCAGCGAAACAACTCCAG ATTTATGCCTGGATCCCGGATTAACCAACTGCACAATGCAGTATGTGAGTGTTAATATTAACGGTGATGATTCAGAAAACCTCCATCCAAAACAGAGGCTGG ATGATGGAG AGTTTGTTGAGGTTATTTTAATTCCAATGAATGAGCTTCGTAAGAAACTTGATG AAATGCTCCAAAAAGAAAATATTGTGGTGGATGCTCGAGTTTACGCCTTTGCGATGGGTTTGATGTATGCCTCTTCAAAGCCCAACATGTTGCCTGTTTTGAAAGCTTGA